A single region of the Massilia sp. erpn genome encodes:
- a CDS encoding phytase yields the protein MIQSAIGALLASSAAVAATPAPAPALPSALANAAELAALPDGGWLALDKNGLRLLDAGGAQRAQFPIRARQLDTRSYAEGVLAVVVDSNTERAQPLVVNLTRGTLNALPALPAPGFDVEASCLYRDAQRIDHLFLIGKDGQSEQWLLSGTQYRSVRKLALPPHVKHCRVDDASNTLLAAESDFGLWAYRADAEGSGQRQAMALRAPYGKLAGGAGALSLLPGGAALLDKDGAKLHLFRQRDGQWEAAGSQQLATKGGKGNALAVRASGNATSLVYKTAESAPWQTRALAWTSSGQAPAAGAIPFAIVEPRTQTDPMERQGDAADDPAIWLHPRNPAASRVFGTNKKQGLLAYDLQGKQTQLLESGRLNNVDIRQNVLFAGERFDLAAATRRDDNTLMLFTINAKGDAAEAAVFPTTLEKIYGMCLYQPPGGTLEAFVNDKDGRYQHYRIERSEGRFRAALLRSFAVASQPEGCVADDRSGRLFIGEEKLGVWSTAANAAKAEPLRMILPVGPALKADVEGMALYHGEKASYLVVSSQGDNSYVVLDAAAPHAVRGRFRIGMNVAAGVDGASETDGLDVTSANLGGPYAKGMLVVQDGYKRLPDGPQNFKYVAWDDIARALNLP from the coding sequence ATGATTCAAAGCGCAATCGGCGCGCTCCTGGCCTCCTCGGCCGCTGTGGCGGCAACGCCGGCACCCGCGCCAGCCCTTCCTTCCGCGCTGGCGAATGCCGCCGAATTGGCGGCCCTGCCGGACGGCGGCTGGCTGGCGCTGGACAAGAACGGTCTGCGCCTGCTGGACGCCGGCGGCGCGCAGCGCGCCCAGTTCCCGATTCGCGCCCGCCAGCTCGATACCCGCAGCTATGCGGAAGGCGTGCTGGCCGTGGTGGTCGATTCCAACACCGAGCGCGCCCAGCCCCTCGTCGTGAATCTGACGCGTGGCACGCTGAACGCCCTGCCGGCGCTGCCCGCGCCAGGCTTCGATGTGGAGGCGTCCTGCCTGTACCGTGACGCCCAGCGCATCGATCACCTGTTCCTGATCGGGAAAGATGGCCAGTCCGAGCAATGGCTGTTGTCCGGCACGCAGTACCGGTCGGTGCGCAAATTGGCGCTGCCGCCGCATGTCAAGCACTGCCGCGTGGATGACGCCAGCAACACCCTGCTGGCCGCCGAATCCGATTTCGGCCTGTGGGCTTACCGCGCCGATGCGGAAGGCTCCGGCCAGCGCCAGGCCATGGCCCTGCGCGCTCCGTATGGCAAGCTGGCGGGCGGCGCGGGCGCCTTGTCCCTGCTGCCCGGCGGCGCTGCGCTGCTGGACAAGGACGGCGCAAAACTCCATCTGTTCCGCCAACGCGATGGCCAATGGGAGGCGGCGGGCAGCCAGCAGCTTGCGACCAAAGGCGGCAAAGGCAATGCGCTCGCGGTTCGCGCCAGCGGCAACGCCACCAGCCTCGTCTACAAAACCGCCGAAAGCGCGCCGTGGCAGACACGAGCCCTGGCATGGACGTCCAGCGGTCAGGCACCTGCTGCAGGAGCCATCCCCTTCGCCATCGTCGAGCCGCGCACCCAGACCGACCCGATGGAACGCCAGGGCGATGCGGCCGATGATCCGGCAATCTGGCTGCATCCAAGGAATCCGGCCGCTTCGCGCGTCTTCGGCACCAACAAGAAGCAAGGCTTGCTGGCCTACGACCTGCAAGGCAAACAAACCCAGTTGCTGGAATCGGGACGCCTGAACAATGTCGACATCCGCCAGAACGTGCTGTTCGCGGGCGAACGCTTCGATCTGGCCGCCGCCACACGCCGCGACGACAATACGCTGATGCTGTTCACCATCAATGCCAAGGGCGATGCCGCCGAAGCCGCCGTCTTCCCTACCACGCTGGAAAAGATCTACGGCATGTGCCTCTATCAGCCGCCGGGCGGCACGCTGGAGGCCTTCGTCAACGACAAGGACGGCCGCTACCAGCACTACCGCATCGAACGCAGCGAAGGCCGCTTCCGCGCCGCCCTGCTGCGCAGCTTCGCCGTCGCCAGCCAGCCCGAAGGCTGCGTGGCCGACGACCGCAGCGGGCGCCTTTTCATCGGCGAGGAAAAGCTTGGCGTCTGGTCCACAGCAGCCAATGCCGCCAAGGCCGAACCGCTGCGCATGATCCTGCCGGTCGGCCCAGCGCTCAAGGCCGACGTGGAAGGCATGGCCCTCTACCACGGCGAGAAAGCCAGCTATCTGGTGGTGTCCAGCCAGGGCGACAACAGCTATGTGGTGCTGGACGCCGCCGCGCCGCACGCCGTGCGCGGACGCTTCCGCATCGGCATGAACGTGGCGGCCGGCGTGGATGGCGCATCCGAAACCGATGGCCTGGATGTGACCTCGGCCAATCTGGGCGGCCCATACGCCAAAGGCATGCTGGTGGTGCAGGACGGCTACAAGCGCCTGCCCGATGGTCCGCAGAACTTCAAATACGTGGCCTGGGACGATATCGCCCGCGCCCTGAACCTGCCTTAA